In the genome of Bacteroidia bacterium, the window ATATATTGAAAAACAGAAAAACCGATAATCAAGGAAATCCAAGAGATACAATGATTTGGACACTATTTAAATCCGACTATGAAAATAGTTCGATACGGAAAACGAATCTGAAAGCATTTGATATTATCGGACGTGAAATTAATTTTTAACAAACAAGCAAAAATAAATTTTCCCAATACGGGAACTTTTTGTATTTTTGTACAAATCGTTTAGCTTGAGAGTAATTGCTAAAAAAAACCTTCGTAATTTTTGGACTAAGCACAACGACTGTGAATCACAATTAATGGCTTGGTATCATGAGGCTAATAAAGCAAAATGGAAAAATCCAACTCAAATAAAACGAGAGTTTCCAACAGCAAGTTTTCTTAAAGATAACCGAGTTGTGTTTAATATAAAAGGAAACAATTATCGCTTAATTGTTCGGTTAAATTATGATTACGGAATAATTTGGGTTCGCTTTATTGGAACACATAAAGAATATGACAAAATAAACGCAAATACAATTTAAAATGGAACACAAAGTAATTAAAAACGAAAAAGAATATCAAAATGCGTTAAGCAGACTTGATAAAATTTTTGATGCAAAAAAAGGTACAAAACAAGGCGATGAATTAGAGTTGCTTGCTTTGCTTATTGATAAATATGAACAAGAAAAATATCCTATCGAATTGCCCGATCCAATTGAAGCGATTAAATTCAGAATGGAACAATTAGGCTACAAACAAAAAGATCTTGCAATAGCTATTGGACTAAAAAGTCGCGCCAGCGAAATCTTAAATAAAAAACGAAAATTAACTCTTGAAATGATTCGCAAATTAAGCGAAACACTCAACATCTCGACAGACATTTTAGTGAAAGATTATTGATTCGGAAAAAATATTTTACTCCTACGGATTTGAAATGGGTTTGAAAAATTATTTTTTTGAAAACGCTTTTTTGTTTCAAAAAATATGTTTGAAAAATTTATTTTTTACCGTACGTTATTACAAACTCTGTTTGTGAATACGCAGCATAAGCATTTAGCTGTTCTGCAATGTATTTACTCCATTTGTTTTGCATAGTAGTATCTATAGAATGATTTGTTTCTTTATCATATTTATCTTCTTCCGAATTTGCAGCTCCATCTACACTCCGATACATTTTATAAAATTCTATTTTAAACTGATTATAATTAATATAGGAACTATCCTGCAATTGCTTTCTTAACATTCTTGCATAAAGTTCATTTATATCAAAATGCCCTTGTTCATGCTCCAATATTTCGTTAATTAAATGGCTTTTATCCAAGGACTTGCTAGATAATGATTTAAAGAAAATATCGTAAATACCTACTTTTATAGATAGATTATCAATAGGTTTTAGACTATAATCAATTCCTGAATTTGTTCCAGCTGCCTCAGGCGCATATTTAGAAAGCGGTTTTTCAAAATCTTTCCAAGTCAGTTTTCTGTCGGGAGACCAAATTATCTCATCGTTTTTTGAGTTTGGCTTAAAAGCCATACAAAGCGCTAATAGAGCTATAAGTGCAAGCGATTTTTTCATAAAAATAATGAGTTTTAAAATTTAATTTTTCAACCTTTCAACTTCCCAACCTTTAAACCTTCTAACTTAAAATTAATAATTAATCTCTTGTTCTTCCATATCCGCGGGCAGTTCACGAAATTCATATTGTTGATTTCGTAATTGCGGTTCGAAACCAGCTTCACGAATAGCTTCCTGAATGCCTTTAGCAGTAAAGCGATGCGGAGCTCCGGCTGCGGAAACTACGTTTTCTTCAATCATGATAGAACCAAAATCGTTGGCGCCTGCATGCAAACAAAGTTGTGCCGTTTGTTTACCAACCGTTAACCACGAAGCTTGTATATTTTTAATATTCGGCAACATAATTCGGCTCATCGCAATGGTACGAATATACATTTCGGACGATACATTATTCGTGATGCCTTTGTGGCGTTTCAACAATGTGCCGTCATCCTGAAAGGGCCAAGGAATAAAGGCTAAAAATCCTTTCGCGTCTTTCGGTTTTTCTGCTTGTACTTCGCGAATTAAAACCAAGTGTTCAAAGCGCTCTTCTAATGTTTCGATGTGTCCGAACATCATTGTGGCGGAAGTAGTAATGTGCAATTGATGTGCAGCGCGCATGACATCCAACCATTCTTTTCCAGTACATTTTCCTTTTGAAATTAATCTGCGAACGCGGTCGTTTAAAATTTCGGCTCCTGCTCCTGGCAAACTATCTAATCCCGCTTCTTTTAATGCTTTTAAAACGGCAGTGTGCGTTGATTTTTCGAGTTTCGTAATGTGCGCAATTTCGGGCGGACCGAGTGCGTGTAATTTTAATTTTGGATAAAGTTTTTTGATTTCTTGAAAAGTATTTACATAAAATTGCAAACCCAATTCAGGATGATGTCCGCCTTGTAGAAGCAGTTGATCTCCGCCATAACGAAAGGTTTCTTCAATCTTTTTTTTGTAAGTTTCAATATCGGTGATGTACGCTTCTTTGTGTCCGGGAATGCGATAAAAATTACAAAATTTACAATTTGCAATACAGACATTTGTCGTGTTTACATTGCGATCTATTTGCCAAGTTACTTTTCCGTCCGGCTTTTGTTTTTTGCGCAACTCGTCTGCTACAAACATTAAATCGGGCGTTGGCGCATTTTCAAACAAATACATTCCTTCCGAAATAGAAAGAAAATCGAAACGCGAAGCACGTTCCAACAATTCATTTATTTTCAAATTATCTTTTTGGAAATTCATCAATACAGGGAATAGAAATTGGAATTATATCAAACAAATTAATCGTACTTTTACGCTTCAAAATTACAAATAATCCCATGACGAACATCACAAAAAAAACAAGTATTTCGGGCAACGATAACATTTTATTGCTTTGCAGCGCGAAAACAAATTTGGTAAATTTCGGTTTAACAAAAGCTGAAGCTGATTTTGTAAAAAATGAAATCAGTAAAAACGAAAAAAAATTTCTTACCATCAACCAATTAAAACGTTATGTTTTTATTCAGTTGATTGACGAAAAAAAAGATGCCTATTTAACGTTAGAAGCACAACGCAGAGCGGGAAGCAACTTAACTAAAATACTGAATAAATTTAAAATTTCAGATATTTGTTTGCTGGATACCGAAAATAAATTTTCGGAAATGCTCGCTTTCGCGGAAGGACTTGTACTTGCGAATTATCAGTTTTTGAAGTATAAAAAAGATGTAAAAAAAGAAACAAACGCTTTGAAAAATGTTTTTCTGAAAGGCGAAAAAATTTCTGCAAAAGATATTGAAGAATTACAAATTATAATTGATGCCACTTGTAAAGCGCGTACGCTGATTAACGAACCTGTTATTTATTTAACAGCCGTTCAAATGGCGAAAGAGTTTGAAAAAATGGGCAAAGAAGCTGGTTTTAAAGTAGAGGTTTTTAACAAAGCAAAAATAGAAGCCTTGAAAATGGGCGGTTTGCTTGCCGTTAATTACGGAAGTGTTGATCCGCCAACTTTTTCGATAATGGAATGGAAACCGAAAAATGCGAAAAATAAAAAGCCGTATGTGTTGGTTGGAAAAGGTGTTGTTTACGATACTGGAGGTTTGAGTTTAAAACCTACCGCCAATTCTATGGACATGATGAAATGTGATATGTCGGGCGCAGCAGCCGTTGCGGGAACTATTTATGCAGCAGCAAAAGCAAAACTTCCAGTGCATATAATCGGTTTGGTTCCTTCAACAGATAATCGCCCAGGTGTGAATGCTTACACGCCTGGAGATGTAATTACAATGCACAGCGGCTTAACCGTTGAAGTTTTAAATACAGATGCGGAAGGTAGAATGATTTTAGCGGATGCTTTGAGTTACGCACAAAAATACAAACCCGAATTAGTGATTGACTTAGCCACCTTAACTGGCGCAGCAGCAGCAGCCATCGGCAAATACGGAATGGTTGCAATGGGAACAGCAGACGAAAAAAAGTTTTCCGCGTTGAAGAAAAGTGGAAACAAAGTACACGAACGTTTGGTTGAATTTCCGTTTTGGGAAGAGTACGATGAATTGATAAAATCAAGTATTGCTGAAATAAAAAACATTGGTGGACCGCACGCAGGTGCTATTACTGCCGGAAAATTTTTAGCACGTTTTATTGATTATCCTTGGATACATTTGGACATTGCCGGACCAGCGTTTTTAACAGCAGATGATAGCTACAAACCACAAGGCGGAACAGGTGTAGGCGTTCGTTTATTATTCGATTTTTTCAAGAATTTGTAAAATTACGTTTCGAAAAATTATTTTTTCAAAGAGAAAACTATGTCAGAAAATAAAATACGAGTAGGCATTTCACAAGGCGATATCAACGGAATCGGCTTGGAAGTAATTTTAAAAACAGTGATGAATCCAACCTTGTTGGAATTGTGTACTCCCATTTTATTCGGTTCGCAAAAAACGGTTTCGTACCATCGCAAAGCTTTGGGAATTGAAGATTTCAGCTTTAATCCCGTTAGAGATTTAGAAGCCATCAATCACAAACGTGCTAATATTTTTAATTGTTACGAAGAGGAAGTTTCCATCGAGCTTGGAAAAGCAACGGAAGTTGCCGGAAGATACGCGCTTAAATCATTGGAAGCTGCTTGCGATGCCTTGGAAAAAAAGAAAATTGACGTGCTGGTAACGGCACCAATTAATAAACATACTATTCAATCCGATAATTTTAAATTTG includes:
- a CDS encoding type II toxin-antitoxin system HigB family toxin, with amino-acid sequence MRVIAKKNLRNFWTKHNDCESQLMAWYHEANKAKWKNPTQIKREFPTASFLKDNRVVFNIKGNNYRLIVRLNYDYGIIWVRFIGTHKEYDKINANTI
- a CDS encoding helix-turn-helix domain-containing protein — translated: MEHKVIKNEKEYQNALSRLDKIFDAKKGTKQGDELELLALLIDKYEQEKYPIELPDPIEAIKFRMEQLGYKQKDLAIAIGLKSRASEILNKKRKLTLEMIRKLSETLNISTDILVKDY
- the mqnC gene encoding cyclic dehypoxanthinyl futalosine synthase, encoding MKINELLERASRFDFLSISEGMYLFENAPTPDLMFVADELRKKQKPDGKVTWQIDRNVNTTNVCIANCKFCNFYRIPGHKEAYITDIETYKKKIEETFRYGGDQLLLQGGHHPELGLQFYVNTFQEIKKLYPKLKLHALGPPEIAHITKLEKSTHTAVLKALKEAGLDSLPGAGAEILNDRVRRLISKGKCTGKEWLDVMRAAHQLHITTSATMMFGHIETLEERFEHLVLIREVQAEKPKDAKGFLAFIPWPFQDDGTLLKRHKGITNNVSSEMYIRTIAMSRIMLPNIKNIQASWLTVGKQTAQLCLHAGANDFGSIMIEENVVSAAGAPHRFTAKGIQEAIREAGFEPQLRNQQYEFRELPADMEEQEINY
- a CDS encoding leucyl aminopeptidase, with amino-acid sequence MTNITKKTSISGNDNILLLCSAKTNLVNFGLTKAEADFVKNEISKNEKKFLTINQLKRYVFIQLIDEKKDAYLTLEAQRRAGSNLTKILNKFKISDICLLDTENKFSEMLAFAEGLVLANYQFLKYKKDVKKETNALKNVFLKGEKISAKDIEELQIIIDATCKARTLINEPVIYLTAVQMAKEFEKMGKEAGFKVEVFNKAKIEALKMGGLLAVNYGSVDPPTFSIMEWKPKNAKNKKPYVLVGKGVVYDTGGLSLKPTANSMDMMKCDMSGAAAVAGTIYAAAKAKLPVHIIGLVPSTDNRPGVNAYTPGDVITMHSGLTVEVLNTDAEGRMILADALSYAQKYKPELVIDLATLTGAAAAAIGKYGMVAMGTADEKKFSALKKSGNKVHERLVEFPFWEEYDELIKSSIAEIKNIGGPHAGAITAGKFLARFIDYPWIHLDIAGPAFLTADDSYKPQGGTGVGVRLLFDFFKNL